From Macaca mulatta isolate MMU2019108-1 chromosome 3, T2T-MMU8v2.0, whole genome shotgun sequence, the proteins below share one genomic window:
- the ARPC1B gene encoding actin-related protein 2/3 complex subunit 1B isoform X4: MAYHSFLVEPISCHAWNKDRSQIAICPNNHEVHIYEKSGAKWTKVHELKEHNGQVTGIDWAPESNRIVTCGTDRNAYVWTLKGRTWKPTLVILRINRAARCVRWAPNENKFAVGSGSRVISICYFEQENDWWVCKHIKKPIRSTVLSLDWHPNNVLLAAGSCDFKCRIFSAYIKEVEERPAPTPWGSKMPFGELMFESSSSCGWVHGVCFSASGSRVAWVSHDSTVCLADADKKMAVATLASETLPLLALTFITDNSLVAAGHDCFPVLFTYDAAAGMLSFGGRLDVPKQSSQRGLTARERFQNLDKKASSEGGTTAGAGLDSLHKNSVRSQCSAGARPSARSSAPLAWTAA; this comes from the exons ATGGCCTACCACAGCTTCCTGGTGGAGCCCATCAGCTGCCACGCCTGGAACAAGGACCGCAGCC AGATTGCCATCTGCCCCAACAACCATGAGGTGCACATCTACGAAAAGAGCGGTGCCAAATGGACCAAGGTGCACGAGCTCAAGGAACACAACGGGCAGGTGACAG GCATCGACTGGGCCCCCGAGAGTAACCGTATTGTGACCTGCGGCACAGACCGCAATGCCTACGTGTGGACGCTGAAGGGCCGCACGTGGAAGCCCACTCTGGTCATCCTGCGGATCAACCGGGCCGCCCGCTGCGTGCGCTGGGCCCCCAATGAGAACAAGTTTGCTGTGGGCAGCGGCTCCCGTGTCATCTCCATCTGTTATTTCGAGCAGGAGAACGACTG gtggGTTTGCAAGCACATCAAGAAGCCCATCCGCTCCACCGTCCTCAGCCTGGACTGGCACCCCAACAACGTGCTGCTGGCTGCTGGCTCCTGTGACTTCAAGTGCCG GATCTTTTCAGCCTACATCAAGGAGGTGGAGGAACGGCCGGCACCCACCCCATGGGGCTCCAAGATGCCCTTTGGGGAGCTGATGTTCGAATCCAGCAGTAGCTGTGGCTGGGTACATGGCGTCTGCTTCTCAGCCAGTGGGAGCCGCGTGGCCTGGGTGAGCCACGACAGCACCGTGTGCCTGGCTGATGCTGACAAGAAGATGGC CGTCGCGACTCTGGCCTCTGAAACGCTACCGCTGCTGGCGCTGACCTTCATCACAGACAACAGCCTGGTGGCAGCG GGCCACGACTGCTTCCCAGTGCTGTTCACCTATGACGCCGCTGCGGGGATGCTGAGCTTTGGCGGGCGGCTGGACGTTCCCAAGCAGAGCTCGCAGCGTGGCTTAACGGCCCGCGAGCGCTTCCAGAACCTCGACAAGAAGGCGAGCTCGGAGGGCGGCACGACTGCGGGCGCAGGCCTGGACTCGCTGCACAAGAACAGCGTCAG